The following coding sequences lie in one Prevotella sp. oral taxon 299 str. F0039 genomic window:
- a CDS encoding 5'-methylthioadenosine/adenosylhomocysteine nucleosidase: MKIGIIVAMDKEFAQLKTLLTDCKEEQHGNKTFVLGQLGQHQLILQQCGIGKVNSAIGTVEMIHAYNPELIISTGVAGGADVNLNVTEVVVSTACCYHDVYCGSECAPGQVLGQPQRFDTPSSLHQKAIGMKSETPVHRGLIVTGDWFVDSKEKMQSILNQFPEAKAVDMESASIAHTCHAYNIPFVSFRIISDIPLKDTDASQYFDFWERLANGSFEVTKQFLLSL; encoded by the coding sequence ATGAAAATAGGTATTATTGTTGCGATGGATAAAGAGTTTGCGCAACTTAAAACGTTGTTAACTGATTGCAAAGAAGAGCAACATGGTAACAAAACATTTGTGTTAGGACAACTCGGGCAGCACCAATTAATATTGCAACAATGCGGCATTGGTAAGGTAAATAGCGCAATAGGAACAGTTGAAATGATTCATGCTTACAACCCAGAACTCATTATTTCTACAGGAGTTGCAGGTGGAGCAGATGTCAATTTAAATGTAACCGAAGTGGTTGTGAGCACTGCTTGCTGTTATCATGATGTATATTGTGGTAGCGAATGTGCACCAGGTCAGGTTCTAGGTCAGCCACAACGTTTCGACACTCCAAGCTCTTTACATCAAAAAGCCATAGGAATGAAGTCTGAAACACCAGTGCATCGCGGTCTAATTGTTACAGGCGATTGGTTTGTAGACAGCAAAGAAAAGATGCAAAGTATCTTGAATCAATTCCCCGAAGCAAAGGCAGTGGATATGGAAAGCGCATCAATTGCCCACACATGCCATGCTTATAACATTCCATTTGTGTCGTTCCGAATCATCAGCGACATTCCTTTAAAAGACACAGACGCATCGCAATATTTCGATTTTTGGGAGCGTTTGGCTAATGGATCTTTTGAAGTTACAAAGCAATTCTTATTGAGCTTATAA
- a CDS encoding nitroreductase family protein: MTSLNNRKTIRKYQNKEVPSDLLNYLLSISECTQTMGNLQLYSVVATTNTENKARLAPAHFNQPMITQAPVVLTFCADFNRTTQWAHHRKGNPGYNNFLSFLNAVSDTLLYCQTFCNMAETQGLGCCYLGTTLYNPEPIIDVLKLPALVMPVATITLGWPDECPELSDRLPLKSILHEETYQQYTPEAIDEYYCPKEDLEVNKNFVEINNKETLAQVFTDVRYTKEGNELFSKNLLKALVRQDFLSEEELKELF, encoded by the coding sequence ATGACAAGTTTAAATAATAGAAAAACTATTCGGAAATATCAAAACAAAGAGGTTCCGAGCGATCTTTTGAACTATCTTTTAAGTATTTCAGAATGCACTCAAACAATGGGAAACCTGCAGTTGTATAGCGTAGTGGCAACAACTAATACTGAAAATAAGGCTCGTTTGGCTCCAGCTCACTTCAATCAACCAATGATTACACAAGCTCCTGTAGTGCTAACATTTTGTGCCGATTTCAATAGAACAACGCAATGGGCGCATCATCGCAAAGGAAATCCAGGATATAACAATTTTCTTTCGTTCCTCAATGCTGTGTCCGACACCTTGCTTTATTGTCAAACATTCTGCAATATGGCAGAAACTCAAGGCTTAGGATGTTGCTATTTGGGCACAACGCTTTACAATCCCGAGCCAATTATCGACGTATTAAAACTCCCTGCGTTGGTTATGCCCGTTGCAACCATAACACTTGGCTGGCCCGATGAATGTCCTGAGCTGTCGGATCGATTGCCTTTGAAGAGTATTTTGCACGAAGAAACCTATCAACAATACACTCCTGAGGCGATAGACGAATATTATTGTCCTAAAGAAGACCTCGAAGTGAACAAGAATTTTGTAGAGATCAATAATAAAGAAACACTTGCCCAGGTATTTACCGATGTGAGATACACCAAAGAAGGTAACGAGTTGTTTTCGAAAAACTTATTGAAAGCATTAGTGCGACAAGATTTTTTAAGCGAGGAAGAATTAAAAGAATTATTTTAA
- a CDS encoding N-acetylmuramoyl-L-alanine amidase, translating to MLKKRFFFFIITSLFAVSMMAANKAFTLVIDPGHGGKDTGASGAFSKEKDINLTVALAFGQYVERNCPDVKVIYTRKTDVFIPLMERANIANKNKADLFISVHTNALPPGRIARGFETYTLGMHRASDNLDVAKRENSVILVEKDYKHTYQGFDPRSAESYIMFELIQGQNMSKSVELAKFIQRNVCSIANRMDKGVHQAGFLVLRETSMPSCLVELGFITTPDEEQSLNNPTTIDNLANGLYKAFLAYKNKYSKQIVVPYKKDKAEEIPLPNAFPQEYTPMKSNESYMATATIPTNTPTPEKVLSDSSKVKADVSTETQPVFKVQLMVSNKPLRTQDEHLKEFSGYEMYKENNLYKYTYGASNNYNEIYKLRKSLSNKFPQAFIIAFKNNKRMNINDAIAEFNNNNK from the coding sequence ATGCTGAAGAAAAGATTTTTCTTTTTCATTATAACATCATTATTTGCGGTTTCTATGATGGCTGCAAATAAGGCTTTTACCCTTGTTATTGACCCTGGACATGGGGGCAAAGACACAGGTGCATCTGGTGCTTTTTCAAAAGAAAAAGACATTAACTTAACCGTAGCTCTTGCCTTTGGGCAATATGTTGAGCGCAATTGTCCTGACGTTAAGGTTATCTATACTCGTAAAACCGATGTGTTCATACCTCTTATGGAACGTGCCAATATAGCCAATAAAAATAAGGCAGACTTGTTTATATCGGTACATACAAATGCTCTTCCGCCTGGAAGAATTGCACGAGGGTTTGAAACTTACACTCTTGGAATGCACAGAGCATCGGACAATTTGGATGTGGCAAAGAGAGAAAACTCGGTTATTTTGGTAGAAAAAGACTACAAACACACTTACCAAGGCTTTGATCCTCGCTCGGCAGAGAGCTATATTATGTTCGAATTGATACAAGGACAAAATATGAGTAAGAGTGTTGAACTGGCTAAATTCATTCAACGCAATGTGTGTTCTATCGCCAACAGAATGGATAAAGGTGTGCATCAAGCTGGCTTTCTTGTGCTAAGAGAGACTTCAATGCCTAGTTGCTTGGTTGAATTAGGATTTATCACGACCCCTGATGAGGAACAATCGCTCAACAATCCGACTACAATCGACAACCTCGCAAATGGCTTATACAAAGCTTTTTTAGCTTATAAAAATAAGTATAGCAAGCAGATCGTGGTGCCATATAAAAAGGATAAGGCTGAAGAAATACCCCTACCCAACGCTTTCCCACAAGAATATACTCCAATGAAGAGTAATGAAAGCTATATGGCAACAGCAACAATTCCTACGAATACGCCCACACCAGAAAAGGTTTTATCAGACTCTTCCAAAGTAAAGGCAGACGTTTCCACCGAAACGCAACCTGTTTTTAAGGTTCAATTGATGGTTAGCAATAAGCCACTTCGCACACAAGATGAACATCTTAAAGAGTTTTCAGGATACGAAATGTATAAGGAAAATAACTTATATAAATACACTTATGGAGCGTCTAACAATTATAATGAAATTTATAAATTACGTAAAAGTTTATCAAATAAATTCCCGCAAGCTTTCATTATAGCCTTTAAAAATAATAAAAGAATGAACATTAATGACGCTATAGCAGAATTTAATAATAACAATAAATAA
- the folB gene encoding dihydroneopterin aldolase gives MQLQQSFIHLKDIHLKGYHGVLPQEKIVGNDYIINISIAIDLSKAIESDNLNDTISYAEVFDIVQNTMQIKCDLIEKVAGNIAKELFKAFENINELKISITKQNPPMGADCSGASVELHLINDKMQEESI, from the coding sequence ATGCAGCTCCAACAAAGTTTCATTCACTTAAAAGACATTCACCTAAAAGGATATCATGGTGTTCTTCCACAAGAAAAGATAGTGGGAAACGATTATATCATCAATATTTCAATTGCAATCGACTTATCGAAAGCCATCGAAAGCGATAATTTAAACGACACAATTAGCTATGCAGAGGTGTTCGATATCGTTCAAAACACGATGCAAATAAAATGCGATTTAATTGAGAAAGTGGCAGGAAATATTGCCAAAGAGTTGTTCAAAGCATTTGAAAATATCAACGAATTGAAAATTTCTATCACCAAACAAAATCCTCCAATGGGTGCAGATTGCAGTGGAGCAAGTGTAGAATTGCACTTAATAAATGATAAAATGCAAGAGGAAAGCATCTAA